The window CCAACCTCAATCTCGGAGTGACCTTCAAATACACGTGATCACCAACTTCAAATTCTAGAGGTCTTCTCCGCTTGTCTGCATAATTCTTTTGTCGGTCTTGGGCTTTCTTAAGATTATCTTGGATCATTTTGACTTTCTCGGTAGTCTCCTGTATAATCTCTGGTCCAATAATACTCTTCTCCCCTACTTCGGCCCAACATAGTGGTGATCGACATTTTCTCCCGTATAGAGCCtcatagggagccatacccaaactagcatggtaactgttattatatGCGAACTCTACCAACAGCAAATGATCCTTCCAACTCCCAACTTCTTCTAAAATGCAGGCTCTCAACATGTCTTCTATCGTCTGgattgtcctctccgtctgccCATCGGATTGGGGATGGTTGGACGTACTCATATCTAGTCTAGTCCCTAATTCCTTatgaaacatcttccaaaatctcgaagtgaactTTAGATCACGATCGGACACTATACTAGATGGCACCCCATGCAACCGTGCAATCTCCGCTATGAAAAGCCTTGCGAGATGAATCACCTTGTGAGCTGTCTTTACAGgtaaaaagtgagcagacttagtcaacctgtccactattacccatatagaaTCATACCCGCCTCGAGTACGAGGTAATCCCACAATGAAATCCATGGAGATAGAGTCCCATTTCCACGTTGGTATCTCCAGTGGTTGTAACATTCCTCCTGgcctctgatgttcaatcttaactTGTTGGCAAACGGACCATTGTGCTACATActctgcaatctccttcttcattcccggccaccaaaagtctttcttcaagtcttgatacattttggtcgatccaggatgaatagaaaatctactcttgtgcgcttcatcaagaatcaaacgcTTCAACTCAAAATCATTCGGTATGCACATTCTCTGTCTAAACAAGATTACTCCATCAGGTGCTCTTACGAAATCAGACATGCCTTCGCTCGCTTGCAATTTCTCACCATACCCCTGTGATATCCGAATTCTTTCTTGTAGCTCATTCTGGATGCTCAAGTTACTAATCAACACACCATTGGGCGTCCATTCAAACTGGAGGTTAAGATTTCGAAACTTCTCCAATAATTcatactctaacatcatcaactcCGCGACTCAAAATTCCCTCCTACTTAAGGCATCTGCCACTTtgttagcctttcctggatgatacttcaattcaaagtcataatctttaagatactccatccatctcctttgtcgcatattcaactccttctggtcgaagagatatctcaagcttttatgatcactgaacatgtCAAAGTGAACGCCATATAGGTAATGTCTCCACACTTTGAGTGCAAAAActattgcagcaagctcaaggtcgtgggtcgggtaattctcttcatgagatctcaactgccgagacgcataagctaccacctggccatcctgcatcaatactccgcctaaacctttcttagaagcgtCGCAGAACACTTCATAGGATCAGTTTGGGTCCGGAGTCACTAATACAGGTgcagtagtcaacttcttcttaagtttctgaaaactctGCTCACACTCGGAATTccattcaaaagcaacctcctttcGTGTAAGCTTTGTTAATGGTAAGGCTAACTTAGCAAACCCCATAATAAATCTCcggtaataacctgccaaacctagGAAGCTTCTGACTTCAGTCACACTCCTCGGTCGATCCCAATTCACCACcgcttctactttagaaggatctACTGCCACGCCTCCACCAGAGATGACGTGatcaagaaaacttacttcggatagccaaaattcacacttactgAACTTGGCATACAATTGTTTCTCTCGAAGCGTAGACAACACAATTCGCAAGTGCTCTTCGTGATCTTCGGGAGTACGGGAATACaccagaatgtcatcaatgaagatTACCACAAACTGGTCCAGATATGGTTGAAAGAttcgattcatgtaatccatgaaaactgccggagcattagtcataccaaatggcataactaaaaactcgtagtgaccatatcgagtcctgaatgcagtcttaggtacatctgagctcttcactcggatttgatggtatcctgacctaagatcaatcttcgagaacacactagctcctttcaactgatctaggaggtcatcaatccaTGGTAAtggatatttgttctttatggtaactttgttcagttgacgataatcgatgcacaagcgcatacttccatctttcttctttaccaaaagaacaggagctccccatggagaaacactgggttgGATAAAATGCTTAGCAAGAAGCTCTTTTTATTGGCTCTTCAGTTCTCTGAGTTtaataggagacatcctatatggagtgatAGAAACTGGGGCAGTTCCAGGAACAAGATCAATTGAGAATTccgcttccctttccggaggaagagaagtgatatcctcaggaaatACATCAGGAAATTTGCAAACCACAGGAATCTCACGTAACTCTACCCTTACAGTAGGTTTCTTAGAAAGAACTAGAAGAAAGGATCTCtcttgagaaaagagataattaaccgcGCTGATCGTACCTTTtatcaacttggtaattgcatcatcggaagaagtctcttctgcaggaatgaatatggccttctcCTTGCAACCAATATACACTGAAttaagagacaaccaatccattccTAGAATAACATCAAGCCTCTTGAGGGGTAAGCAAATTAGATCAATCGGGAAGTCACGACCATTAAAAGACACCGAACAACCCTTACAAATCAGTCTAGCTTCCACGGTATCATCCGTTGCTGAAGAAATAATCATAGGATTGGGTAATGGAGtaacttccaaaccaagtcggtAAACACACTCGGTAGAGATAAAAGAATGAGTAGCTCCACAATCGACTAAAACACATAAAGGTTGGTTgttaacataacacgtacccgcaatgagaTTGTTGTTTCCCTTGGCCTTTCTTGCATCAAGGGTGTACACACGACCTGTAGTCTTCTCAGGAGCTCTCTTCTTGGGGAAGAATCTAGATATGTGGCCTGGCTCGCCACACTCGTAACAAGTCACTGAAGAGTTGGTGCACTCCCCGGTGTGCTTCCTATTACACTTGCGACAATAAGACGGTTGAGCTGATTGGTCACCATAAACCTACTTCTTCTTTGATGGAGGATTACGGGGCCTCAAGTGTTGAGTAGATCTTCCTTGCTCCCTAAAATTAGTCctgttctggttcctctcttcttgAACCCTCTTCAAGCTGTTTTTAGCAACATAGCATTGCCTCAAACATTCAGCATAAGTAGTGAACTCTCTTTGGGAAACACTGTGAGCAATGTCGGCCCttaaacccatcatgaactgatcaatcttccatagttcatctgGTGCATAAACAGCTTGTCGGGAGTAATCAGCCAAGTCTTCGAACTTCTCTGCATATTATGAAACAGACATGTTGCCTTGCTTGAAGTTCTGGAATTCTTGCTCCTTCTGAGTCCTCACACTATTAGGGAAATACTTCTCCAAGAATGCCACTTTGAAGTGTTGCCAATCCTTAGGAATCTCTTGTGTGGTGAAATAAATGGatgcagtgttccaccacctaagagccGGTCCCTTTATCTTCTGAGTAGCAAAGATCACCTTTTCTTCTTTAGTACACTGAATAGCTTGGAACACCCTTTCCATACTAGCTAACCAGTCATGGGCCAAAAGAGAGTCAAGTCCGCCAACAAACTCTGGAGGATCCATCCTGAAGAAGGCACGAAAGTCTGGTCCAGCTGCAGCTTGAGGAACGGGAACTTGAGTAGGAGGTTGTTGTCCCTGCATGCTTTGCATCATTTGAGCCATCATCTGATTTTGCTGCATCATCTGCTGCATCATCTGTTGCCAAGGCACACCTGCACTTCCGGTTGCTTGCTCGGGCTCCACGTTCCTagttctgggccttccgggacctctgcgttgctcaACCATCTCCCCGTCTGTCCTACGcatggaatcaagttgatcaggctcaatgccataaataagacataaggaatcatactgattatacacatatgaggcagaattgtactgcattatgatgcgtcttagcaaagtcgaggatcgacctgctctgataccaactgtaacaccccacacatatatgtctagaataatatgcataaagtattaattaTGGTTCATAGACGACAAATACATAATATTCGCAGCGGAATTAGAAGTACACAAATacataagccgaatgtatcatggccaaaatacaagtacatcataGGAGTATATGTCCAAAACATAAGAACTAGTAAGCACGATAAAGAACTAAGAGAAACATCCAAGCACCGCCaaaagatctaatccatctttcccttaccacgatcttgtctcgaaccacctgaaaaaaaaatttaattggaatgggatgagattactaaatctcagtgagtccgcctatcctattagtccactcgggtctaaagggaacatacaaaattgaacgaatccaccattgattcggggttattcttacttccggtacaaatacggagaaaataatcaattcatcctccattggatgaataatgcaaatatacaattatataagcaaccaagtatgcaaaacccgcatccatatacagggaatccagaaacgcgttaatgcctcgactagtttataaaaacacaccctcgatgaatcacacccatgcctattgtcaagagacttgtacaagcacaccgcaagatgattagacgggtccgcacaagcctaaatggctgcgagatgaccttggcctaattggcgtcattgtcccattaaccatcttcatgcacatgtgttaacgccgagtacaatacgccatcttgacacatgggtccatcgggcgaaagcctagtgatgtagcctacatggcaccactagagatggtttacctatcatgcgtaggcctacttggccgcacaacgccaccataccgagcacgcaagtgtgttaacgccaagtgggaaaatgcctcaagaccctcacaagcacactgcaacggtagctcaggtgtgagcctaagatcacatgatcggggttgtcccattgatcacacagcccgggacataacgcaacctagcccccggaccgtttcgattcaagcatacacacatatcAATCGCCAATCACACAGgcacacaatcccaattgtttaaccgaaacaacgggcatcAACAATATATTCATGTCTCATCACAATATAGCATTCACATGTAAACATAATGTAGCAATtaagtgcaatgagattaattcattctaatcatgcataattcacatattaaaattaccacatccatgatcatatatgacattagcatgtttaaataccaattaaacaagtctcacatgaCTAAGGTGACATTCGGTTCCCTTTACGGAACGAAACTGTTCTCAGGGGAAATAGCAACATTCAATTTCACTCGACGCGACACACTAAGTGgggttcaaatataattaaatctagaattctggtttggggaccaattttattagaaagtacacgtcgctagctttccaacgatataaagtttgcgcgaaacggacttacgacgcaaaagttacgaatttccgaagtttgctgatttttttccctctgcgcccagggtaaccgattacccaaactcagtaaccgattactggcactaaaaacagtccaaaattgcatttttaacagagtaatcggttacccaaagacccgtaaccgaataccctgtagcagaatcaattttctacATTTTAGaagctctaaaccagtcccaaacatCCCATGGTTGATCCCCTATACTTATAAAACAGTCCCAACGAAAttgcatcatacaaatacatttAAGAACATCAGCATGCAAGGATTATAGCAGAACAACATAGTTAGCATCATTGATTCATGATTtgctcacaatccctaaaccccaattgaaTCCCCACATGCAAAACCCCATGGTTGCTAACTAGGGACTCACCttagagatgaagaagatgatgatgaagctgTAACAAGATGGAGGTTATGGTAGAATCAAGGCTAGGACAGAATCTGCTGCATGCAAGTAGTGAGCTTTGGACCAAGTTGGAACTTTTCTCCTCCTCCTCTCTTTCCacacttcttttcttcttcttcctcacaaaAATTCTGTTTTGACCAATGAGAGAATGAGGGAACCAAACAAGTCCCAATTCTATTTAAGAGTGAAATTACCAATATACCCCTCTTATTGCCACTAATAGGTTTAGTTAGAACAATAGACCAATTAGTAGGaatatatatcatatttatccatctCCTTTTATACCAATCACATTAGTAGTAATAATGATTGAACAAATATGATATCTGGTATTACAATTCCTTGGCGTCGTTTTGCATCGTGGGCCAATAGTatccggctctgagggctttccaaGCGAGGGATTTCCCTCCTAAGTTCTGGGAATTGATTCCTTCGTGTATCTCTCGGAGTATGTGAGGAGCCGTGCCCTCGTCTATGCACTTAAGGAGGGGTATGGAAAATCCTCGCCGGTAGAGGCGGTTTTCTACCAACACATATGAGCAGGCTCTCCTTCGGATTACGGAGGCCTCTTTTGGGTCGGCGGGTAGGAGGTCGCTAGTTAGGTAGTTATATACGGGGGTCATCCAGCATGACGCATCTCTGATCGCGTTTACGATGGTTAACACGGATGGAGATTCAGTATTGGGTTTTGGCAATATTTCCTGGATCACCGATTTGTTGCCCCCTTTCTTCCTCATACTAGCTAGTTTAGACAAGACGTCTGCCTGGGAGTTGTGTTCCCTCGGGATGTGTTTCACTTTTGCGCTCTTAAATCGAGTAAGTCTTTCTCGTACGAGGGCCAGATATTCGGCGAGGGCTTCGCTTTTGACTTGGTATTCGCCCGAGATATGGGATGCGACCAGTTGGTAGTCGGTGAATACCTCGATGTCCTCGGCTTCTAAATCGTTTGCGAGGCGCAATCCAGCGATCAGGGCTTCGTATTCGGCTTGGTTGTTGGATGTTGGAGATGAAAGCGAGAGGGAGACCTTTATGAGGGTTCCTTCCCTGTTCTCTAGAATGATCCCCGCTCCGCTTCCCGTTGAGCTTGACGCCCCGTCCACATATATGGTCCATCTCCGGGCGTCGCTGTTTGTTGTTTCGGGGAAGGCCATTTCGGCCACGAAGTCTGCTAAGACCTGTGCCTTAAGGGCCTTTCTCCCTTCGTATTTAATGTCGAACTCTGCAAGTTCTAATGACCAATGGAGCATCCTTCCGGCCATACCGGGGCGCGCCAGCAGTTGTTTCACAGGTTGCTCGGTTAGGAGGATTATGGTATGGGCTAGGAAATAGTGCTTGAGTCTCCGTGATGCGGTTTTTAATGCGAGTACGAACTTTTCAATCTGTTGGTATCTTACCTCGGGGCCTTTGAGTGCTTTGCTTGTGAAGTAAATGGGTTTCTGGCCTTCCGGGGTTTCTCGTATTAGGGCCGCGCTGACAGCCTCGGTGGCTACGACGAGGTAAAGGTATAGGGTTTTTCCGGCCTCAGGCCGAGATAAAACCGATGGGCTAGAGAGGGCTCGCTTGAGATGGGAGAGGGCGCGTTCGCATTCTTCCGTCCATTCGAAGGCGGTTTCCTTGCGCAAGAGTTTAAACAAAGGAagggcatgctgggcggatttggCCACGAACCTGGATAGTGACGTGAGCATGCCGTTTAAGGTTTGGATTGACTCTTTCGAGTTCGGGGTGGGCAATTCCGAAAAGGCCCTGCATTTATTCGGGTTGGCCTCGATTCCTCTTTTTGTtaggtagaaaccgaggaattttccaTCCCGGACGTCGAATGTACATTTCTAGGGGTTGAACCTCATCTTGCACTTTCAGGCTTGCTCGAAAACCCTTTTGAGCTGAGCGGCATGATCGGTTTCTTTTTGGGATT of the Vicia villosa cultivar HV-30 ecotype Madison, WI unplaced genomic scaffold, Vvil1.0 ctg.002723F_1_1, whole genome shotgun sequence genome contains:
- the LOC131639639 gene encoding uncharacterized mitochondrial protein AtMg00860-like, with product MDYMNRIFQPYLDQFVVIFIDDILVYSRTPEDHEEHLRIVLSTLREKQLYAKFSKCEFWLSEVSFLDHVISGGGVAVDPSKVEAVVNWDRPRSVTEVRSFLGLAGYYRRFIMGFAKLALPLTKLTRKEVAFEWNSECEQSFQKLKKKLTTAPVLVTPDPN
- the LOC131639642 gene encoding uncharacterized protein LOC131639642, with product MLTSLSRFVAKSAQHALPLFKLLRKETAFEWTEECERALSHLKRALSSPSVLSRPEAGKTLYLYLVVATEAVSAALIRETPEGQKPIYFTSKALKGPEVRYQQIEKFVLALKTASRRLKHYFLAHTIILLTEQPVKQLLARPGMAGRMLHWSLELAEFDIKYEGRKALKAQVLADFVAEMAFPETTNSDARRWTIYVDGASSSTGSGAGIILENREGTLIKVSLSLSSPTSNNQAEYEALIAGLRLANDLEAEDIEVFTDYQLVASHISGEYQVKSEALAEYLALVRERLTRFKSAKVKHIPREHNSQADVLSKLASMRKKGGNKSVIQEILPKPNTESPSVLTIVNAIRDASCWMTPVYNYLTSDLLPADPKEASVIRRRACSYVLVENRLYRRGFSIPLLKCIDEGTAPHILREIHEGINSQNLGGKSLAWKALRAGYYWPTMQNDAKEL
- the LOC131639640 gene encoding uncharacterized protein LOC131639640, which encodes MGLRADIAHSVSQREFTTYAECLRQCYVAKNSLKRVQEERNQNRTNFREQGRSTQHLRPRNPPSKKKKHTGECTNSSVTCYECGEPGHISRFFPKKRAPEKTTGRVYTLDARKAKGNNNLIAGTCYVNNQPLCVLVDCGATHSFISTECVYRLGLEVTPLPNPMIISSATDDTVEARLICKGCSVSFNGRDFPIDLICLPLKRLDVILGMDWLSLNSVVELREIPVVCKFPDVFPEDITSLPPEREAEFSIDLVPGTAPVSITPYRMSPIKLRELKSQ